In Anolis sagrei isolate rAnoSag1 chromosome 5, rAnoSag1.mat, whole genome shotgun sequence, the DNA window ATATAAAGGATTCTTAAAATATAATGTGTTGCGTGATCTTCTAAGTGCATGCTgtgataaaatacattttataacTTTTTACACTTGTGTGACTTCATTGCAGCTCGCAGTGGTTATACATTTTCCTTGCGTCAATATGATGAAATTAGCAACTGTACCTTTGATTCCATGAGAACTTGCTATTCAGAAATAAAATTAGACTTCCTCTCCCTGCCATGTGATAAATTGTACTGTTTCTTCTGCTTCAGATACAATCAGTTCTAGCTGTTTATTTACATGGCCACACGTGTATTACGTGACAGACAGGGTATTTAAAGATTAAGACTAGGAACTTTAGTTCCTCTGAATAGATTTCTGCACATTGCAATACTCCTCCCAGCAGAAGGGAGAAGAAACATTTCTTCTCCCACCTATTCAGTCCCTTTGATAACCTATTTCAATTTTGTTCTGTATGAAAATAAGTTGTCATATATCTTGTGGAAATGCCTGTTTGCTCTTTTTgtagaagggaaaaaggaagtaaATGTAAGAGTAAATTTGGGGAATTGCTGCAGATTAGTTTTGTTTGATTCAGTTTATGCTCaattgcattttctttttctcttagcTGCCAAAATGGTGTATTATTTGGACCCTACTAGCCAGAAAAGAGCCGTGGAATTGGCAACTTGCCTTGATGAATCCCTAATAAACAGAAATCTTCAGGTAAttaacacatatttatttattcccttgGCAATTGGTGTTGCTTTTACAAATCAGTCTCTTGTGTGAAAACCTTGGAATTCTTAGGTTTAATTAACTATATATCTTTTCACTAAGCTGGGGCTTTCACATATGACTAATTTAATTCTTTAATAAGTATATAAAAGCCATTCTGTATACTCTGCTGACTACAAGCATTGATGTTTATTTCTGTAAAAATTTCAAACTACTGGCAATGTAAACAATTGAAACAACTTTTCTTCAAAAGAGTAACactattttttctctcttttagaCTTGTATGGAGGTATTGGAAGCATTGAATGATGGTAGCCTTGGAAACTGTAAAGAAGCCGCTGAAATGTACAGAGCAAATTGTCACAAGCTTTTCCCTTATGCTTTGGCTTTTATGCCCCCTGGATATGAAGAGGATATGAAGATCACAGTTAATGGAGATATATCTGCAGAAACCGAAGAACTGGCCAATGAAatctgaactttttttttaaaggagtggAATGATTTTGGACCGTATCTGGTGTATAATATTTTTGTCACGCACCTGCTGATTGTTCTAACTACACAGAGAATGGAAGGAGTAAaaatggttgccttcaaagtttTACTTTTTTTGTCCTGCTGACGAAGTATATAATATAAAGTAACGTATTACTGGATATAGGTGGCTCAGTTAAAGAAAAAACTAAGCACTGCTAAAATTGAAAAGTTTCCTTCTCTACGTACCCCATTTTAAAGCTAATTTATATGGAATCTGAAGGCTCAGCACCCATTGGAGCAGGTGTGTGGCAGAAATATTACTTTAAATTTGTCTTGTTGAGATGACTATCTCAGACAGCAAAAATGCTGTTTTAGCACTGGATCTTTTCACTGAGCACAAAGAGTTGTTGGGGCTTTAGCATCTGACTGGTTTTGATACAGAGATACCCTTTGGAAGTATGCAATGTGAATCAATATTTGCAAACAAACCTGCAACACATATATAATGTTGTTGTAGAGACTGGGACTTAAAAGTATGAAGCAAAATGACAAAACATAAGGTGTTCAATAAGCTTGTTGTGTCTCCGAAATTCACTGCACATGATCAGTTTGGTGTTCCTGCACCACAGTTTTTAAATGAAGAAATGGGTTAGAACATCCTCTTGTTTTAATTAAAATTTGGACAGAAATCAACATTGCTGTTTAGGAGATGAGCACGATAGCATCATTTGGCCGAAACTTTTAAAACTGTAGTGCAAGAATCAAATGAAATTATGCACTGTGATGTGGCACCAACTCTTTAGAAAGACAGCATGAATTTTTCACATCCAGTGAAAATCAGAATGAACATAAGCTACGGCTTGAAATTTCAAAGAGGAACTCGTGGCTACCAATTTGTGACTGATCGAGAGACTTAATTGTTTAAAACCTCGGCAGGCCTTGTTCACGTTATGCAGAAAAAAAGTGCTGCAGTTTAGATACCTCTGGAACTTTTCCACAGTGTCACAGGTTTGTAATACTTGAAGCCCTACATTTCTAAGAATATATTTCTTGCTCAGTTGTTTCAGGCAAGCCCATGACTTTGTAACTTTTAACGGGCCCAAGATTTTTTTTCGATAACAGACCAGCTTCTTATTCCTGCAGTTAAAGATGTAATTTCCTTTGTCAAACATAAGGTACCaaatataatgcaataaaatgttttgaaaaagagCTGTGTGATTGTAGCATTCGAAAACTCTTATCACGAGAGGATAAATGTAGTGGAAGACAATATAGTAATGGGTATAAAGAGTCATaccctgcaaggaagactccagcaatacatggagcgagagttgccagatgttcaagctggatttagaaaaggtagaggaacgagagaccaaattgccaatatccgctggataatggagaaaggcagggagtttcagaaaaacatctacttctgcttcattgactattctaaagcctttgactgtgtggatcataataaattgtggcaagttcttagtgggatgggcatcccaagccaccttgtctctctcctgaggaatctgtacaaggaccaagtagcaacagtaagaactgaccacggaacaacagactggttcaagattgggaaaggcgtacggcaaggctgcatcctctcacccaacctttttaacttgtatgcagaacacatcatgcgatgtgcggggctggatgaatgcaaagctggggtgaaaattgctggaagaaacattaacaacctcagatatgcagatgacaccactctgatggccgaaagcgaggaggagttgaggagccttttaatcaaggtgaaagaagaaagcgcaaaagccgggttgcagctaaacgtcaaaaaaaccaagattatggcaacaagaatgattgacaactggaaaatagagggagaaaccgtggaggccgtgacagactttgtatttctaggtgcaaagattactgcagatgcagactgtggccaggaaatcagaagacgcttacttcttgggaggagagcaatgtccagtctcgataaaatagtaaagagtagagacatcagactggcaacaaagatccgcctagtcaaagccatggtcttccctgtagtaacctacggatgtgagagctggaccttagggaaggctgagcgaaggaagatagatgcttttgagctgtggtgttggaggaaagttctgagagtgccttggactgcgagaagatccaaccagtccatcctccaggaaataaagcctgactgctcactggagggaaagatactagagacaaagttgaagtactttggccacatcatgaggagacaggaaagcctagagaagacaattatgctggggaaagtggaaggcaaaaggaagaggggccgaccaagggcaagatggatggatggcatccttgaagtgactggactgaccttgagggagctgggggtggtaacggccgacagggagctctggcgtgggctggtccatgaggtcacgaagagtcggagacgactgaacgaatgaacaacaacataaagagTCATAGTGTTGGTGAAATGCCACAATGCATAATGCAGCAGTGGCTGGAGACACTACTCCCCTTCCTGCCCTTTTTCTCCCATAAAAGTTAACCACAAGGGACAGTAATTTGCAACTTGGCAATATCGACTTGTAGAGTTAATAGTAGATAACTCTACAAAAAAATCTATGAGGACTACAAATTCCATGGGAACTTACAGTAagaactaaagcagtggttcccaagctgtggtccatggaccaccagtggtccgcaagaactaaaatatggtccgcgacctcaccattactacactgtagcaatgagagtgactggtctcacgaagtcctcttacagtgccaaggcttattaaatacagttttctgtgggcaagcagatgttgACTTctaaatggcatatgttctgtatcagaaactagagctgatgtggtctatcctgtgcaattttctgaattagcaccccaaataactaaaccgaatctaaagttgaccaaaaactgattcgtaacccttttggtggtATTGTTACTAATGGTGGAAAAGTGATCCCTGGGTAAAAAAAGGTTGGAgaccactgatctaaaggctAGTGTacaaaatggtttaaaaaattgCCAATCTGAAAGCTTACACTATGGTTATTATTGCTGTACATCTCTTTTTAGAGAGACTATTGCTCTTTCTGTGATAAGAAGAATTCAAAGAAAAGTACTGTGTTGTCATATGTACCTCTCTGAAAGAAATATACATAGCTGTGATCTATACTCTAATTTTAATGAattgatagatttttttttcctgttggctAATATATATTGTGACAATTTTATTACAGCATGAGCCCCTTATCTGTGGATATGCTAGCCACAGTTTTCACTTAATACTCCAAAAATATTCATTTCCAGGGTTTTTTAGgacttttccttatttatttatttatttatttatttcgagtacttctaccccgcccttctcaacccccgaggggggattcagggtcggcttacaaaaaggcacaatttgatgcctgcacaaaatacacatacgtacaaaacacagttaaaacaattatcacagttaaaacaatcggtatataacacaatcaataaaactaatctcatgctcagcgttcgtctttcagagttccataattccattccacttagtcagttcctgtccatcgtcaaagtcctttatctgccagattgtccgaatgcctggtcccaaatccatgttttcaatttttcctaaaggaaaggagggatgtcgatctaatttccccggggagtgaattccacaggtggggggccaccaccaagaaggccttgctcctcgtccccgccagtctcacttgtgatagaggcggggtcgagagcagggcctccccagaagatcttagactccgaggtgggacgtagagggagatccgttcggacagatacactgggccggaactgtatagggttttgtaggtcaaaaccagcactttgaattgtgctcggaattgaatcagcagccagtggagccgacacaacaggggggtggtatgctccctgtatgacgctcctgtaagtactctggctgcctcccactggacttgttgaagtttccgaacagtcttcaaagacaaccccttGAACCTCTAGTGCTATTTTATGGAaggtttccaggcaaagtataaTCAAAATTTGTGGTTTGCTATTATCagtagtttcaggtatccatgaaGGGTCTTGAAACGTATCTTCCTTCGATAGGGGGGGCTCATATTGTATATTCCAACgcggagttgaagcttaagcatACTTTGTGTTGTTGacggcttttatggccggaatgactgggttgctgtaagtttttcgggctccatgtccatgttccagaagcattctctcctgacgttttgcctgcttctatggcaggcatcctcagaggttgtgagttggGTTGCAAACtatgaaaatggggtttatatatctgtggaatgtccaaggtgggagaaaactcttgtctgttggaggtaggtgtgaatgtttccattggccaccttgattagcatttaatggcctagcagttttcaaggtgtggctttttactgcctgggggcatcctttgttgagaggtgattagctgtccctcctgattgtttcttgtctggagctcacctatttactgttatgattttagagttttttaatactggtagccagattttgttcattttcatggtttcttcctgtcAACTCTACcaactatcatgtcagactacttttttttgtttgtcgtgtcaggagcttaagtcacttctgttgtgagagaattggccgtctgcaaggacgttgcccaggggatgcccagatgatttgatgttttatcatccttgtgggaggtttctcatgtccccgcatgagctggagctgatagaggaagctcatccacctctccctggattcgaacctgcgacctgttggtcttcagtcctgccggcacaggggtttaacctactgcggcACCGGGAGCCCCATGTCAACTTTTTTttgtcagactacaaagagaagccgttgaaatccacaagcatgaacAGAAACGAagaaatagatgcaggcgaaatgtcaggagagaatgcttctggaacatggccatagagcccgaaaaacttacagcaactaaGCATACTTTGCAAAGATATGAAGCCATCTACAAGTTAACTTGGCCATAcagcaggtgcatctacaccaggcatgggccaacttgggccctccaggtgttttggacttaaaggggaaaaggttgagagggaaaaggaaagggactgagactgttagggatggtgggagttgaagtccaaaacacctggagggcccaaatttctCCATGCCTAGATTGGCTAAGTTGGTCCTTGGAATCTGAAAACAAAATCTCGTGCACCACTGGTTGCCTTGTATACAAAAAGATCCCGCTCCTCACTTCTCGCGAGGTTTTCTGCCTCCACCGccggagaagagaagaaaaacatgAGGTCACTCTAGCTAGCACTGTTTAGTTCTTGCCAGGAAAGGGGCGGAGCAATCTTTACGACGTGGCTTCAATGACGCGCGACGTACgcgaaaaggaaagaggaaaaaagcgTGTGGGAGGCGAGGCTCAACTTTGATTGGCTGCCACGGGAAGCGGAGGGCGCGCTCGCGAAGCGGGCTCCTGCTGCGCGTGCGCACAACTCCTGGGGATGAGCGCGCGATGGCCGCGGCTGAGGTGGAGTCTTCGCTGGAGTTGAGCTTGCCCGGCGGAGGCAGCGGCGTCCCCGGCTTCCTCCCTCCGGCGCGGTCCCGCATCTTCAAAATCATCGTGATCGGGGACTCGAACGTGGGGAAGACGTGCCTCACGTACCGCTTCTGCGCCGGACGCTTCCCGGAGCGCACCGAGGCCACCATCGGGGTGGACTTCCGCGAGCGCGCCGTCGACATCGACGGGGAGCGAATCAAGGTAAAACCAGGAGGCCTTTCTCTATAGGCCGCtcgggccttccaggtgttttgggactccaactcccagaatccctcatcgTTAGCCGAAGCAGCTGaggctcctgggagttgaagtccaaaacacttggaaggcctgAGTTGAGAGAATCTGCGCGTTGACACCACGTAAACTGCCACAGCTCGGTGCTGTGCAACCATGGGAGTCCTAGTTTCACGAGCCCTtgagccagtggttctcagcctgtgggttcccaggtgttttggcctacaactgacagaaatctcaaccagttaGAAATGGGAGTTGGGAgttcaaaacatatggggacccacaagctgagaactCCTGCGagccttctcttcccaagagtgcaggggcctcaccaaacgacaactcctacaaactgcatgaattctacagtgtgggtgcCCCCTCAGCCTTTCTGGGAGAGTTTTCTGGCAGCCAGTGATGCCTTTTTATTTAAtagatttaaaataataataataataatggccatgCTGtaagtaatcataataataattgcaaataataataataacaataataataattgcaaagactctggcacaagccagtaaaggtggtaccagtggtgattggcacactaggtgGAGTGCCTATGCCCCCTCAGCCTTTCTGGGAGAGTTTTCTGGCAGCCAGTGATGCCTTTTTATTTAAtagatttataataataataataatggccatactgcccgaaaaccttacagcaacccaattgggCTGCTGTAAGTAATCACaataataattgcaaataataattgtaataataataataattgcaaagactctggcacaagccagtaaaggtggtaccagtggtgatcggcacactaggtggaGTGCCTATGCCCCCTCAGCCTTTCTGGGAGAGCTTTCTGGCAGCCAGTGATGCCTTTTTATTTAAtagatttataataataataataataataataataataatggccatactgcccgaaaaccttacagcaacccaattgggCTGCTGTAAGTAATCACaataataattgcaaataataattgtaataataataataattgcaaagactttGGAACAAGCCACTAAAGGTGgtaccagtggtgatcggcacactaggtggaGTGCCTATGCCCCCTCAGCCTTTCTGGGAGAGCTTTCTGGCAGCCAGTGATGCCTTTTTATTTAAtagatttataataataataataataataataataatggccatactgcccgaaaaccttacagcaacccaattgggCTGCTGTAAGTAATCACaataataattgcaaataataattgtaataataataataattgcaaagattTTGGAACAAGCCACTAAAGGTGGtaccagtggtgattggcacattgggtgcagttcctaaagaccttggcctgcacttaaacagaattggcactgaaaaaattaccatttgtcagctgcaaaaaaagGAGCaagaaaggagcccccggtgcatTTGAAGCTTCAATGCAggagccaggggggggggggggaactactCCCAGGAGATAGTATTTCTTATAAGAAGTTTGCCTCACTTTATTGGGGTGGCAAATAGCCTCCCAGGCTTGCAGGAAAGGAAAACCAAATTATTATCTGCTTGATTTCATTCATCAAGGGCActtaggagctcccggtggcgcagtgggttaaactcttgtgccagcaggactgaagactgacaggtcgcgagttcgaatccggggagagcaccaatgtgctccctctatcaactccagctcctcaggcggggacataagagaagcctcccacaaggatggtaaaacatcaaaacatctgggcatcccctgggcaacgtccttgcagacagccaattctctcacacccgaagcgacttgcagtttctcaagtcgctcctgacatgacaaaaaaaaatctgcaaaaggccaccttactgggatctgcatgcattattcgccagtacatcacacaggtctaaacacttgggaagtgttcgacgtgtgatccaatacaacagccagcaaagtgatcttatctgctgtgaattcatcttgttgtgtttccaataataatagtaataggttttctgtgagttttctgggctgtatggccttgttccagaagcattctctcctgacgtttcacccacatctgtggcaggcatcctcagagattgatgGGTCTTTTGGAAACGAAGcaactggggtttatatatctgtggaatgtcgggggggggggagaattcttgtctgtttgaggcaggtgtgaatgttgcaattggccaccttgcttagcatttaatggcctagcagcttcaaagcatggctgctttctgcttgggggaattctttgttgggaggtgttaatgcTTTATTTGTAACCACCCTATTTTCCTAagcggactcagggtggtttccaacaggtagaaaaatggcaaacaaaaacagatttatttactcaatttatactccgcctttctctaccctgaaggggacttgaggcagcttacatagaggcaattattcaatgctttaaaacacatacaattccaaaaaagGAGGCGAaggagatgggaccgagagcaaggcctgcccggatgatcttaatcacaacaaatcaaatcaaatgaaCGGCACTGCAGCCTATTTCAAcctgaaaagtcagccatagtagagcacttgatgaaccaacctggacacagcatattatttgagaacacagaaatgctggaccactctaacaactaccatgtcagattacacagagaagccattgaaatccacaagcatgtggacaatttcagtagaaaggaggaaaccatgaacatgagcaaaatctggctactagtattaaaaaacactaTAATCAGGAGACTGAATAAAGAACAAttctcaaaaagcaggggaattgcagacaagaatcagtcagggctagctaacacctcccaacaaaggggtcccccaggcagcaaccaggctaggatttaaatgctaatcaaggtggccaataataataacaacaagtttatttttgtatcccgcctccatctccccaaagggactcggagtggcttacatggggacaagcccgatcaacagttaaaataacacatttaaaattcataaaacagcaacataaagcaaaataaagcaaaaacaaacaaaatcataacacaatataaaaacaaccaattgcaacattcacatttgcctcaaacagacaagtgttcttccaccttggacccctgccctagacattccacagatatataaacctcacttgcctagtttccaacagacctcacaacctctgaggatgttgggcaaaacgttaggagagagaatgcttctggaacatgacaatAAAGCCCAGAAAATCCGCatcaaaccagtgattctgaccatgaaagcctttgacaacacatcaaaTCAAAGATAATAGACAAAACAATCTCAATATAAACCTATATACTAAACCCCAAAAATTAACTAAAAATTTAAGTTAGTTTATGGCTTCCAGCAAGCTGAGATAGGTGTCTAATATCTAGacgaggatatatatatatatatatatatatatatatatatatatataatatgtacaaGTACTCCTCTTCATAAGCTAAAGTGCATAAATgggttttaaaaagctttttaaaggataggagagagggagccatttttagttctttagggagggagtttaatggtttttactatttatttttaacatcactatgtttaattctattttaacagCTATCTGTTTTGGGGTAGAAATTGTACATTTAAATATGGTTAGCTGCTTCAAGTCCCTTTTAAGAGggaaaaagtggtatagaaataataaataaataaataacatttcctTTTACTCAGTTAAGATGATGTGATTTTCGCTTTCCCCAAAGTGATACACAGCAAAAAAGACAAAGCATTCTTTAAACCTAAAAGGAAGTTTAAGGGCAGGGGACTGTTCCTCTTTTTCTTGATAAGCACCATGTTCAGGGATTGTTATTATTGCGTGGTTTCAAGCTGTTTCCAACCAAAGTTGGAAACAGGctgaggctgagatagtgcggCTTGCCCAGGATCATCCAATGAGTTTCCATAACCAAGTAAGcttcatggctgagtagggacTCAAACTTTGGCCTCCAGGGTAATAGTCCTGTGCTCAAACCACTGCGCTACACTGGctccatgtatatgtgtgtatgtatacacacacatatacacatacatatctaCAGGCAGGCAGACCCCAAGTTATCAAtatccaatttacaaacaactcagttaaaaacaggggtgagacaacaagatatgagagaaatctactcctcagaagggaaattcacgccTCAAAGAGTTACGGGAAAAGGTGTATCAGCCGAAGCTTTATCtccaaaccttgtttccacaaaagccACATTTTTTTCCCACAAAATGTTATCAAAAGCTTAAGGTCtcgatagcatagggaaggagtAACACCTTTGtgagtttgttttgctttctgtgcctctttagaagatttcacctcactttcagtccctgtgataactggattgtGAAAAAtgtggcatgtgtgtgtgtgttgctagagttacacttaaacatgtacctgttccaacttacatacatattcaacttcaaaacaaacctacagaatcaatCTTGTTTGGAACTTGGGGATGACCTGTATtgtgttgttgtcgttgttacaGCTTGGGCACCCCTTATCCAAAACACTTTTGACCAGAATTATTTTGGATCTTAGAAATTTTTTGGATTTATGGAATGCTTATATTTGGAACTAGGTGCATAATAAGATATCCTGGAGAAGAGACCCTAGTCTAAACACAAAAGTattttttgtttcatatacactttatacacaattttaaataattttgtgcatgaaacaaaatgtgtgtgtattgatccatcagaaagcattctgaaaTGCACCTCCCTGATACAGAATTGAGGCTATGTTTCCTTTATTAGTTTTAGCACTTGGAGTTTAGAGGAAACTTCCCTATGGAAATAGGCATTTTTATGTGTGGTATTGGAATTTCCCCTGTTCCATAAATGACAATTATGTGTCATCCATCCATAGGTGAAGAAAGGTCATGACTGTGAAAAAGTGCTGTTTTACTTAAATAGAAATCAATTTTGTTTcttgtcttttctctctctctagatcCAGCTCTGGGATACGGCAGGGCAGGAGCGATTCAGGAAAAGCATGGTACAGCACTACTACAGGAATGTACATGCAGTTGTGTTTGTATATGACATGACAAACCTGGCCAGTTTTCATAGTTTGCCATTATGGATCGAGGAGTGCAAGCAACACTTACTCGCCAATGATATACCCCGGATTTTGGTTGGAAACAAATGTGATCTGAGAAGCGCCATTCAGGTGCCTACGGATGTGGCTCAGAAGTTTGCCGACACTCATAGCATGCCACTCTTTGAGACGTCTGCTAAAAATCCAAATGACAATGATCACGTGGAAGCTATATTTATGACACTGGCTCATAAGCTCAAGAGCCATAAGCCACTCATGCTGAGTCAGCCGCCTGATAACACTGTCCATTTAGAACCTGCATCAAAGCCTGCCATAACATGTTGGTGTTAGCTCACAATACTTCTGCAGCCATCCCCATGTTTGCCAGTGCTATAGAAGTGTGGTGTCGATAACGTTCCAAGTGTAGTAGGAAATTATGTGGGATCTGCTGGGCACTTTATTGTATGTCCTCACTTATAAATGTATTCCACTCTTAATATTTGCACTTTGTAAACGGTAGCATCTGACTTGGTGAAGTTCAGCTGAAAAGTAGATTTTCAAGTGAATATTAACCTCTGGTTCCTTTAAGAAAGCATAGTTTTGAGACCCTCCACTTCACTAAACAAAGATAGATATGCATATTAGGTCAAATCACGGATGCCTTTAGTGTTCAATTGAGCATACCCCCTTTCTGTAGAAATCCAAAGACTAGTATGAAATTGTAATCTAATTTCTTTGATAAATGTATGAAATCTACACATATTTATCATATCTTAATCATGCAATAGAAGAAAGACTCAACAGGAATACTAAATAGTAGTGCAACTTGCCTGCCATCTATCTTATCCCACATTCTGCAGTCATTAATTACACAAGTGATAATTGACATAGTATGTTTTTCTGCCTTAAGCTGTGCTTTTCTTACCTCTGTGGCATATTTTCATAGCTTTGCTCTCTTCTTTAGATACAAGACAACAAGGGATAGGAACATATTGAGGGAACATAAGATTATTCAAACATTATTTAACTCTAATAGTGTTTTTTCCAAGATGAACATAATGCAAATGTACTGGATTATTGGAAATAACAC includes these proteins:
- the RAB33B gene encoding ras-related protein Rab-33B codes for the protein MAAAEVESSLELSLPGGGSGVPGFLPPARSRIFKIIVIGDSNVGKTCLTYRFCAGRFPERTEATIGVDFRERAVDIDGERIKIQLWDTAGQERFRKSMVQHYYRNVHAVVFVYDMTNLASFHSLPLWIEECKQHLLANDIPRILVGNKCDLRSAIQVPTDVAQKFADTHSMPLFETSAKNPNDNDHVEAIFMTLAHKLKSHKPLMLSQPPDNTVHLEPASKPAITCWC